One part of the Streptomyces nigra genome encodes these proteins:
- a CDS encoding alpha-1,4-glucan--maltose-1-phosphate maltosyltransferase — protein sequence MPAKHHQSSSPPTPRTQARPARADSPPARDTVTADPGPPAPRRPAPAAGAADGIGRIPVLDVRPVVQHGRRPAKAVTGESFMVTATVFREGHDAVAANVVLTDPKGRPGPWTPMRELAPGTDRWGALVTPDAPGDWSFRVEAWSDPVATWRHHAQIKIPAGIDTELVLEEGARLHERAADGVPEGAGRTVILRAAEALRDETRPAAWRLSAALTPEIDDVLGRYPVRDLVTASEALPLLVERERALFGSWYEFFPRSEGTPERPHGTFETAARRLPAIAAMGFDVVYLPPIHPIGTTFRKGPDNTLSAGPDDVGVPWAIGSPEGGHDAVHPDLGTIEDFDRFVARAQELGLEIALDFALQCSPDHPWVSKHPEWFHHRPDGTIAYAENPPKKYQDIYPIAFDADMDGLVAETLRILRHWMGHGVRIFRVDNPHTKPVVFWQRVIADINRTDPDVIFLAEAFTRPAMMHTLAQIGFQQSYTYFTWRTGKQELTEYLTELSGEAAAYMRPNFFVNTPDILHAYLQHGHRPAFEVRAVLAATLSPTWGVYSGYELCENTPLREGSEEYLNSEKYQLRQRDWETAEREGRTITPLITRLNMIRRENPALRQLRDLHFHHADKEEVLVYSKRSGSNTVLVVANLDPHHTQEATVSLDMPQLGLNWHESVPVRDELTGETYHWGRANYVRLLPGGAHVLVVGQELGGRPRDARGEALRPSTPQIGGSPAT from the coding sequence ATGCCCGCCAAGCACCACCAGTCGTCCTCACCCCCGACGCCCCGCACCCAGGCCCGGCCCGCCCGCGCCGATTCACCGCCCGCCCGTGACACCGTGACCGCCGACCCGGGACCGCCGGCGCCGCGGCGGCCCGCCCCGGCCGCCGGGGCGGCGGACGGGATCGGGCGCATACCGGTCCTCGACGTCCGCCCGGTCGTGCAGCACGGGCGCAGGCCCGCCAAGGCGGTGACCGGCGAGTCCTTCATGGTCACGGCGACCGTGTTCCGGGAGGGCCATGACGCGGTGGCCGCCAACGTCGTGCTGACCGATCCGAAGGGCCGCCCGGGTCCCTGGACCCCGATGCGCGAACTCGCCCCGGGCACCGACCGCTGGGGCGCGCTCGTGACGCCGGACGCGCCCGGTGACTGGAGCTTCCGGGTCGAGGCGTGGAGCGATCCCGTCGCCACCTGGCGGCACCACGCCCAGATCAAGATCCCGGCCGGTATCGACACCGAGCTGGTGCTGGAGGAGGGCGCGCGCCTGCACGAACGCGCCGCCGACGGCGTGCCCGAGGGCGCGGGGCGGACGGTGATCCTGCGGGCCGCCGAGGCGCTGCGGGACGAGACCCGCCCGGCGGCATGGCGGTTGTCGGCCGCGCTGACGCCCGAGATCGACGACGTCCTCGGCCGGTATCCGGTGCGGGATCTGGTGACGGCGTCGGAGGCGTTGCCGTTGCTGGTGGAGCGGGAGCGGGCGCTGTTCGGGTCGTGGTACGAGTTCTTCCCGCGCTCCGAGGGCACCCCGGAGCGGCCGCACGGGACGTTCGAGACGGCGGCGCGCCGGCTCCCGGCGATCGCCGCGATGGGCTTCGACGTCGTGTATCTGCCGCCGATCCATCCGATCGGGACGACGTTCCGCAAGGGCCCCGACAACACGCTGTCCGCCGGTCCGGACGATGTGGGGGTGCCGTGGGCGATCGGCTCGCCCGAGGGCGGGCACGACGCCGTCCACCCGGATCTGGGGACGATCGAGGACTTCGACCGGTTCGTGGCCCGCGCGCAGGAGTTGGGGCTGGAGATCGCGCTGGACTTCGCGCTGCAGTGCTCGCCCGATCATCCGTGGGTGTCGAAGCATCCGGAGTGGTTCCACCACCGCCCCGACGGCACGATCGCGTATGCGGAGAATCCGCCGAAGAAGTACCAGGACATCTACCCGATCGCGTTCGACGCGGACATGGACGGGCTGGTCGCGGAGACCCTGCGGATCCTGCGGCACTGGATGGGCCACGGGGTGCGGATCTTCCGCGTGGACAATCCGCACACCAAGCCGGTCGTGTTCTGGCAGCGGGTCATCGCCGACATCAACCGCACCGACCCCGATGTCATCTTCCTGGCGGAGGCGTTCACCCGTCCGGCGATGATGCACACCCTGGCGCAGATCGGCTTCCAGCAGTCGTACACGTACTTCACCTGGCGGACCGGCAAGCAGGAGCTGACGGAGTATCTGACCGAGCTGTCCGGGGAGGCCGCCGCCTACATGCGGCCCAACTTCTTCGTCAACACCCCCGACATCCTCCACGCCTACCTCCAGCACGGGCACCGCCCCGCCTTCGAGGTCCGCGCCGTCCTGGCCGCCACCCTCTCCCCCACCTGGGGCGTCTACAGCGGCTATGAACTGTGCGAGAACACCCCCCTGCGCGAAGGCAGCGAGGAGTACCTGAACAGCGAGAAGTACCAGCTGCGCCAACGCGACTGGGAGACCGCCGAACGCGAGGGCCGCACCATCACCCCCCTCATCACCCGGCTCAACATGATCCGGCGGGAGAACCCGGCGCTGCGACAGCTCCGCGACCTGCACTTCCACCACGCGGACAAGGAGGAGGTGCTCGTCTACTCGAAGCGCAGCGGCTCGAACACTGTTCTGGTGGTCGCCAACCTCGACCCCCACCACACCCAGGAGGCGACGGTCTCGTTGGACATGCCGCAACTCGGCCTGAACTGGCACGAGTCGGTGCCGGTGCGCGACGAGCTCACCGGCGAGACCTATCACTGGGGCAGAGCGAACTATGTGCGTCTGCTGCCCGGCGGCGCGCATGTGCTCGTCGTCGGACAGGAGCTCGGGGGGCGTCCCCGGGATGC
- a CDS encoding S8 family peptidase, which produces MARTRTRRLRWAAGLTAVTCVAALSVVTAPAHAAPEGRIQGAGLPGAVGGSYVVTLGQGTAALSPTGRSLAARYGVEISHTYGTVLNGWAIRADARQARRLAADPRVASVAQDTRVTLEDTQKNPPSWGLDRVDQANLPLSRSYSWPRSAGAGVTVYVIDTGVRVSHRDFGGRARYGWDFVDDDRTAADGNGHGTHVAGTVAGTTYGIAKKAQVVAVRVLDDTGGGSTADVIAGIDWVTRNAKKPAVANVSLGGSRNRQLDAAVRNSVASGVTYTVAAGNAGQPAALYSPAGVSQAVTVGATDRTDRRAGFSNHGPALDLFAPGVSITSASNASDTAKAAYSGTSMASPHVAGAAALYLADHRRATPAQVSKALVARAVSGRISGRGAGSPDELLRVAKP; this is translated from the coding sequence ATGGCACGGACGCGCACACGGCGTCTGCGCTGGGCGGCCGGCCTGACCGCGGTGACCTGTGTCGCCGCGCTCTCGGTCGTCACCGCGCCCGCGCACGCCGCACCGGAGGGGCGGATACAGGGCGCCGGGCTGCCCGGCGCCGTCGGCGGCAGTTACGTGGTGACGCTCGGACAGGGGACGGCGGCCCTGTCGCCGACCGGAAGGAGCCTCGCCGCGCGCTACGGGGTCGAAATCAGCCATACGTACGGCACGGTCCTCAACGGCTGGGCCATCCGCGCCGACGCGAGACAGGCCAGGCGGCTCGCGGCCGACCCCCGGGTCGCCTCGGTCGCGCAGGACACCCGGGTGACACTGGAGGACACGCAGAAGAATCCACCGTCCTGGGGACTCGACCGCGTCGATCAGGCCAATCTTCCACTGAGCAGGAGCTACAGCTGGCCGCGCTCGGCAGGGGCCGGTGTGACCGTGTACGTCATCGACACCGGCGTCCGCGTCTCGCACCGGGACTTCGGCGGCCGCGCCCGCTACGGCTGGGACTTCGTGGACGACGACCGCACGGCGGCCGACGGCAACGGCCACGGCACCCACGTCGCCGGCACCGTCGCGGGCACCACATACGGCATCGCCAAGAAGGCGCAGGTCGTGGCGGTCCGGGTGCTGGACGACACGGGCGGCGGCAGCACCGCCGACGTCATCGCGGGCATCGACTGGGTGACCCGGAACGCGAAGAAGCCGGCCGTCGCCAACGTCAGTCTGGGCGGCTCCCGCAACCGCCAACTGGACGCCGCCGTACGCAACTCCGTGGCGTCCGGCGTCACCTACACGGTCGCGGCGGGCAACGCCGGACAGCCCGCCGCGCTGTACTCCCCCGCCGGGGTCTCCCAGGCCGTCACCGTGGGCGCGACCGACCGCACCGACCGGCGGGCCGGCTTCTCCAACCACGGCCCCGCCCTGGACCTGTTCGCCCCCGGTGTGTCGATCACCTCGGCGTCGAACGCGAGCGACACCGCGAAGGCTGCCTACTCGGGTACGTCGATGGCGTCGCCGCACGTCGCGGGCGCCGCCGCGCTCTATCTGGCGGACCATCGGCGGGCGACGCCCGCACAGGTGTCCAAGGCTCTGGTGGCGCGGGCCGTCTCCGGAAGGATCTCCGGCCGCGGAGCCGGCTCACCGGACGAACTCCTGCGGGTTGCGAAGCCGTGA
- a CDS encoding glycosyltransferase family 1 protein yields MKAIRRFTVRPVLPEPLRPLSDLARNLRWSWHAQTRELFRSVDPGRWAASGDDPVRLLGSVPPARLAELAQDASFLERLTAAARDLDDYVTGDRWYQVQPAGLPAAIAYFSPEFGITAALPQYSGGLGILAGDHLKAASDLGVPLIGVGLLYRHGYFRQTLSRDGWQQEHYPVLDPNELPLALLEEADGTPARLRLALPGGRSLHARIWLAQVGRVPLLLLDSDVEENDLGERGVTDRLYGGGSEHRLLQEMLLGIGGVRAVRTYCRLTGHPAPEVFHTNEGHAGFLGLERIAELCERDLDFDAALEAVRAGTVFTTHTPVPAGIDRFDRELVARHFGPDAELPGIEVGRVLQLGMETYPGGEPNLFNMAVMGLRLGQRANGVSLLHGNVSREMFSGLWPGFDADEVPITSVTNGVHAPTWVAPEVFRLGADRIGARRMEDALTVGGSDRWDAVADIPDQEVWELRRVLREQLVQEVRERLRASWRQRGAGTAELGWVDGVLDPDVLTIGFARRVPSYKRLTLMLRDPDRLMSLLLHPERPVQIVVAGKAHPADDGGKRLVQELVRFADDPRVRHRIVFLPDYGMAMAKKLYPGCDIWLNNPLRPLEACGTSGMKAALNGCLNLSVLDGWWDEWFQPDFGWSIPTADGTGTDPDRRDDIEAAALYDLLEQRITPRFYERGRDGLPDRWIEMVRRTLTLLGPKVLAGRMVREYVDRLYTPAAHAHRAMAPDAARELAGWKARVRSAWHAVTVDHVETSAAAPTAELGSTLSLRVRVGLGELGPEDVEVQAVSGRVDGEDRIADAATVPLKPVGSPDTDGRWVYEGPLSLDRTGPYGYTVRILPSHRLLASSAELGLLAVPSEETGEGGGVLLR; encoded by the coding sequence GTGAAGGCGATCCGTCGGTTCACCGTCCGTCCTGTCCTCCCCGAACCCCTGCGGCCCCTCAGCGATCTGGCGCGCAATCTGCGCTGGTCCTGGCACGCGCAGACCCGCGAACTCTTCCGCTCCGTCGACCCCGGGCGCTGGGCCGCCTCGGGCGACGACCCCGTACGCCTCCTGGGCAGCGTCCCGCCCGCGCGGCTCGCCGAGCTGGCCCAGGACGCGTCCTTCCTGGAGCGGCTGACCGCCGCCGCCCGCGACCTCGACGACTACGTCACCGGGGACCGCTGGTACCAGGTGCAGCCCGCCGGACTGCCCGCGGCGATCGCCTACTTCTCGCCCGAGTTCGGCATCACGGCCGCCCTGCCCCAGTACTCCGGCGGTCTCGGCATCCTCGCCGGCGACCATTTGAAGGCCGCGAGTGACCTCGGCGTCCCCCTGATCGGCGTCGGCCTGCTCTACCGGCACGGCTACTTCCGCCAGACCCTGTCCCGGGACGGCTGGCAGCAGGAGCACTACCCGGTCCTGGACCCCAACGAGCTGCCGCTCGCCCTGCTCGAGGAGGCCGACGGCACCCCCGCCCGGCTCCGCCTGGCCCTGCCCGGCGGACGGTCGCTGCACGCCCGGATCTGGCTGGCCCAGGTCGGCCGGGTCCCGCTGCTGCTGCTCGACTCCGACGTCGAGGAGAACGACCTCGGCGAACGCGGCGTCACCGACCGGCTCTACGGCGGCGGCAGCGAGCACCGGCTGCTCCAGGAGATGCTCCTCGGCATAGGAGGGGTGCGGGCCGTGCGGACGTACTGCCGGCTCACCGGCCACCCGGCGCCCGAGGTCTTCCACACCAACGAGGGCCACGCCGGCTTCCTCGGCCTGGAGCGCATCGCCGAACTGTGCGAGCGGGACCTCGACTTCGACGCCGCGCTGGAGGCCGTCCGGGCCGGCACGGTGTTCACCACGCACACCCCCGTCCCGGCCGGCATCGACCGGTTCGACCGCGAACTGGTCGCCCGGCACTTCGGGCCCGACGCCGAACTGCCCGGCATCGAGGTGGGGCGCGTCCTCCAGCTCGGCATGGAGACCTACCCCGGCGGCGAACCCAACCTGTTCAACATGGCCGTGATGGGCCTGCGCCTCGGTCAGCGCGCCAACGGCGTGTCCCTGCTGCACGGCAACGTCAGCCGCGAGATGTTCTCCGGGCTGTGGCCGGGCTTCGACGCCGACGAGGTGCCGATCACCTCCGTCACCAACGGTGTGCACGCCCCGACCTGGGTCGCGCCCGAGGTGTTCCGCCTCGGCGCGGACCGGATCGGCGCCCGGCGCATGGAGGACGCGCTGACCGTCGGCGGCTCCGACCGCTGGGACGCCGTCGCCGACATCCCCGACCAGGAGGTCTGGGAGCTGCGCCGGGTGCTGCGCGAACAGCTCGTCCAGGAGGTGCGCGAGCGGCTGCGGGCCTCCTGGCGGCAGCGGGGCGCCGGGACCGCCGAACTGGGCTGGGTCGACGGCGTCCTCGACCCCGACGTCCTCACCATCGGCTTCGCCCGCCGCGTCCCCTCGTACAAGCGGCTGACGCTGATGCTGCGGGACCCCGACCGGCTGATGAGCCTGCTGCTGCACCCGGAGCGGCCCGTCCAGATCGTGGTCGCCGGCAAGGCGCACCCGGCGGACGACGGCGGCAAACGCCTCGTGCAGGAACTCGTCCGCTTCGCCGACGACCCCCGGGTGCGCCACCGCATCGTCTTCCTGCCCGACTACGGCATGGCGATGGCCAAGAAGCTCTACCCCGGCTGCGACATCTGGCTGAACAACCCGCTGCGGCCCCTGGAGGCGTGCGGCACCTCGGGGATGAAGGCCGCGCTCAACGGCTGCCTCAACCTGTCCGTCCTGGACGGCTGGTGGGACGAGTGGTTCCAGCCCGACTTCGGCTGGTCGATCCCCACGGCCGACGGCACCGGCACCGATCCCGACCGCCGGGACGACATAGAGGCCGCGGCGCTGTACGACCTGCTGGAGCAGCGGATCACCCCCCGCTTCTACGAGCGCGGGCGGGACGGTCTGCCGGACCGCTGGATCGAGATGGTCCGCCGGACCCTGACCCTGCTCGGCCCGAAGGTGCTGGCGGGCCGCATGGTCCGCGAGTACGTCGACCGCCTCTACACCCCGGCCGCGCACGCCCACCGCGCGATGGCCCCGGACGCGGCGCGTGAACTGGCCGGCTGGAAGGCCCGGGTGCGCTCGGCGTGGCACGCCGTCACCGTCGACCACGTCGAGACGTCGGCCGCGGCACCCACCGCGGAACTCGGCTCGACGCTGAGCCTGCGCGTACGCGTCGGCCTCGGCGAGCTGGGCCCGGAGGACGTCGAGGTGCAGGCCGTCTCGGGCCGGGTCGACGGCGAGGACCGGATCGCGGACGCCGCCACGGTGCCGCTGAAACCGGTGGGCAGCCCCGACACGGACGGCCGCTGGGTCTACGAGGGCCCGCTCTCCCTGGACCGCACCGGCCCCTACGGCTACACGGTCCGCATCCTCCCGTCCCACCGCCTCCTCGCCTCCAGCGCCGAACTCGGCCTCCTGGCGGTGCCCTCCGAGGAGACGGGAGAGGGCGGCGGGGTGCTGCTGCGCTGA